A genomic region of Solanum dulcamara chromosome 2, daSolDulc1.2, whole genome shotgun sequence contains the following coding sequences:
- the LOC129880682 gene encoding methyl-CpG-binding domain-containing protein 2 gives MERDHLDLATLGKADHNDIHGSSVASRGDNMKHEPKDSRSTARSGGIETSNQNPRDVTALAEGEEHNTDDEDNHSEDAQKQLVLYDPAAVGAGEIVVADPVDSQPRRNSFPNYASRILPSVGAFTVQCANCFKWRLIPTKEKYEEIREHILEQPFYCETAHEWRAELSCDDPPDLTQDGSRLWAIDKPNIAQPPPGWERLLRIRGEGGTRFADVYYVAPSGKRLRSMVEVEKYLQEHPDYVAQGVSMSQFSFQIPRPLQENYVKKRPYRPALAHDENEPVNRIAWIDDDGDTDLRLGMPGAPLFEPLSQSFKKKRTPSKRMSNADAACKSN, from the exons ATGGAGCGAGATCATCTGGACCTTGCGACCCTTGGAAAAGCAGATCATAATGATATTCATGGTTCTTCAGTTGCTAGTCGCGGAGATAATATGAAGCATGAGCCAAAAGATTCGAGAAGCACTGCACGCTCTGGTGGGATTGAAACTTCTAATCAAAATCCTAGAGATGTTACTGCTTTAGCAGAAGGAGAAGAACATAACACAGATGATGAGGATAACCACAGTGAAGATGCTCAAAAACAGTTGGTGCTTTACGATCCTGCTGCAGTTGGTGCGGGCGAAATAGTTGTCGCTGATCCTGTTGATTCTCAACCTCGACGAAACTCTTTTCCTAATTATGCATCTAGGATTTTGCCATCTGTAGGGGCATTTACTGTGCAGTGCGCCAACTGCTTTAAATGGAGGCTTATACCTACTAAGGAGAAGTATGAGGAGATCAGAGAACACATTTTGGAACAGCCTTTTTATTGTGAAACAGCTCATGAGTGGCGTGCTGAACTATCATGTGATGATCCACCTGATCTCACTCAAGATGGAAGTAGGCTCTGGGCTATTGACAAGCCTAATATTGCTCAGCCCCCTCCTGGGTGGGAACGTCTTTTAAGAATCCGAGGTGAAGGAGGCACTAGATTTGCTGATGT GTATTATGTTGCGCCATCTGGAAAGAGACTTCGTTCCATGGTTGAAGTTGAAAA GTACTTGCAGGAACACCCAGACTATGTAGCACAAGGTGTAAGTATGTCCCAGTTTTCGTTTCAGATCCCAAGACCTCTGCAGGAAAATTATGTTAAGAAGCGGCCTTATCGTCCAGCACTTGCACATGATGAAAATGAGCCTG TTAATCGCATAGCATGGATTGATGACGATGGTGATACAGATTTACGGCTTGGTATGCCAGGGGCTCCTCTCTTTGAACCTCTGAGCCAATCGTTCAAGAAAAAGAGGACTCCCTCTAAGCGAATGAGCAATGCTGATGCAGCGTGTAAGTCAAATTAG